One stretch of Alcaligenes faecalis DNA includes these proteins:
- a CDS encoding ERF family protein, with product MSTEIIEAPQAAVAAPAPAGSPMAMAIAALQSGMSPEQIGQMMDLQDRYNATQAKKAYDEAFAAFKAESVTIIKGKARSDGPLKNQKYAELHDVVNAVTPALSKHGLSSSWKLTKDDKDWMEVTCYLRHVGGHQESVSMGGPPDTGPGRNAIQSRASTKTYLERYTLKAITGLSEQDDDTDGRAPADPALKDSWVSEVAKAETLEQLETIWQEGGNIIYATNNLADYNAFKKAVSDKKKMLTEAQ from the coding sequence ATGAGCACAGAAATCATTGAAGCTCCACAGGCTGCTGTCGCAGCACCGGCCCCGGCAGGTTCGCCAATGGCCATGGCAATTGCAGCCCTGCAGTCTGGCATGAGCCCTGAGCAGATCGGGCAAATGATGGACCTGCAGGATCGCTATAACGCCACCCAGGCCAAAAAAGCCTACGACGAGGCGTTCGCTGCATTCAAAGCCGAGTCAGTCACGATCATCAAGGGCAAGGCTCGTTCCGATGGCCCACTTAAGAATCAGAAGTACGCCGAGCTGCATGACGTTGTGAATGCAGTCACCCCTGCCCTATCCAAGCACGGGCTTTCTTCCAGTTGGAAGCTGACCAAGGATGACAAGGACTGGATGGAGGTCACTTGCTACCTGCGGCACGTTGGCGGCCACCAAGAAAGTGTGAGCATGGGCGGGCCACCAGATACCGGACCAGGACGCAACGCTATTCAGTCACGCGCCAGCACCAAGACCTACTTGGAGCGATACACCTTGAAGGCCATTACCGGCTTGTCCGAGCAGGACGATGACACCGATGGCCGCGCCCCAGCAGATCCTGCTCTGAAAGATTCATGGGTCAGCGAAGTAGCCAAAGCCGAAACACTGGAACAGCTAGAAACCATCTGGCAGGAAGGCGGCAACATCATCTACGCAACCAACAACCTTGCCGACTACAACGCCTTCAAAAAGGCCGTATCGGACAAGAAAAAAATGCTTACGGAGGCTCAATAA
- a CDS encoding type I restriction endonuclease, which produces MERFIQRVSSHIEHVNKVGAHCISEETTKQALILPMLDILGFSPYDPTKVQAEYGSDFPGVKATERVDYALFSNGTPVLFIEAKAYAQDLTNHCPQLSRYYNATPEVAVAAITNGREWRFFTDLVNRNIMDKDPFLTVDFEAPQEDAAEQLFRFHHDKLEAGALRAMAEENIYLSSFREAITSSLRECDVDFVRYVATRASIQRQLNARFLESIQPLVVQAVAQSVSSMVATSLSRPQKTEEAPPVVVLSDEDAPIIDPDNEKIITTPEEQKLYQICQEILPGEDLSMRDTETYFSVISGGKSNRWLFRFWGDKRRPAIQFIEPMTEIHNMEAQRAGLEIGKNGRIILNKPEDLYRLAGILRDALMYCQNDENFRRSSRRVESEEE; this is translated from the coding sequence ATGGAACGGTTTATACAGCGAGTTAGTTCACACATCGAGCATGTGAACAAAGTTGGTGCCCACTGCATTTCGGAGGAGACGACCAAGCAAGCCTTGATCCTCCCAATGCTGGATATTCTTGGCTTCAGTCCCTACGATCCAACTAAAGTTCAAGCAGAGTACGGTTCTGACTTCCCCGGAGTGAAAGCCACTGAGCGTGTTGATTACGCGCTATTCAGTAATGGGACGCCTGTGCTTTTTATTGAAGCCAAGGCATACGCCCAAGACCTGACGAACCACTGCCCTCAACTATCCAGGTACTACAACGCGACGCCAGAGGTGGCGGTTGCTGCAATAACAAACGGCAGGGAATGGCGGTTTTTCACCGACCTAGTCAACAGAAACATAATGGACAAAGATCCATTCTTAACTGTCGACTTTGAGGCTCCACAGGAAGATGCTGCGGAGCAGTTGTTCCGTTTCCATCACGATAAGCTGGAGGCAGGCGCTCTACGCGCTATGGCGGAAGAGAATATCTACCTGTCATCATTCCGAGAGGCCATCACATCCTCCCTGCGCGAATGCGATGTGGATTTTGTGCGCTATGTTGCGACACGAGCATCCATCCAACGACAGCTTAATGCGCGATTCCTAGAAAGCATTCAGCCCTTGGTGGTTCAAGCAGTAGCTCAATCAGTAAGCTCAATGGTCGCCACCAGCCTTTCACGGCCGCAGAAAACCGAGGAAGCGCCGCCAGTGGTCGTACTATCCGACGAAGATGCACCAATCATTGACCCTGATAACGAAAAGATAATCACGACACCAGAAGAACAGAAGCTCTACCAGATCTGCCAAGAAATTCTTCCAGGCGAAGATTTGTCCATGCGAGACACTGAGACATACTTCTCTGTGATTTCTGGTGGGAAATCGAATAGATGGCTCTTCCGCTTCTGGGGTGACAAGCGACGCCCCGCGATTCAGTTCATTGAGCCAATGACCGAAATCCACAATATGGAAGCTCAACGAGCCGGGTTAGAGATTGGCAAAAATGGTCGGATCATCTTGAACAAGCCGGAAGACCTGTACCGACTCGCTGGCATCTTACGAGACGCCTTGATGTACTGCCAAAATGACGAGAACTTCCGTCGCTCCTCTCGTAGGGTCGAGTCAGAGGAAGAGTGA
- a CDS encoding DUF1064 domain-containing protein codes for MKRKYGNRKTVIDGHTFDSKREASRYGALKLLERAGQITDLELQPRFELIPKQRRDDGKPERACEYVADFRYTDTATGQQVIEDAKGMRTRDYIMKRKLMLQVHGISVREV; via the coding sequence ATGAAGCGCAAGTACGGAAACCGCAAGACGGTGATCGACGGCCATACCTTCGACTCAAAGCGGGAAGCGTCCCGGTATGGCGCCCTCAAGCTGCTGGAGCGGGCAGGGCAGATCACCGACCTGGAACTGCAGCCCCGTTTCGAGCTGATCCCCAAGCAGCGCCGCGATGACGGTAAGCCGGAGCGCGCCTGTGAGTACGTGGCCGACTTTCGCTATACGGACACCGCCACCGGTCAGCAGGTAATCGAGGACGCCAAAGGCATGCGTACGCGGGACTACATCATGAAACGCAAGCTCATGCTCCAGGTTCACGGCATTTCGGTGCGGGAGGTTTGA
- a CDS encoding lambda exonuclease family protein translates to MEGLIIHTAEQGTPEWLQARKGVITGSRFKDCRDCLKSGAPSKRCLDYAMDVAREREGGEPMQVFVNGAMRLGTEQEPYARAVYERKTGHIVDEAGFITTPDRLFGVSVDGLVGQDGIIEIKTMVSSDTLFTAFVNGDISAYVDQCNGAMWLLGRKWVDLVLWVHDLGCMKIIRIERDDNQIDSLESDLMEFERTVTKYQHELRDALLEAA, encoded by the coding sequence ATGGAAGGCTTAATCATTCACACAGCCGAACAGGGCACCCCAGAATGGCTCCAGGCCCGTAAGGGCGTCATCACCGGCAGCCGTTTCAAAGACTGCCGCGACTGCCTGAAAAGCGGCGCTCCATCCAAGAGATGTTTGGACTACGCCATGGACGTAGCCCGAGAGCGCGAAGGCGGTGAACCCATGCAAGTCTTTGTGAACGGTGCCATGCGCCTGGGAACCGAACAAGAGCCATACGCCCGCGCCGTTTATGAGCGCAAAACCGGCCATATCGTTGACGAGGCTGGTTTCATCACGACGCCTGACCGCCTGTTTGGGGTCAGCGTGGACGGCTTGGTTGGCCAGGACGGGATCATTGAAATTAAGACGATGGTCAGCAGCGATACGCTGTTCACCGCGTTTGTGAACGGCGATATTTCAGCCTATGTAGACCAGTGCAATGGCGCAATGTGGTTGCTCGGCCGCAAGTGGGTGGATCTGGTCTTGTGGGTTCACGACCTGGGCTGCATGAAGATCATCCGCATCGAGCGCGACGACAACCAGATCGATTCGCTGGAATCCGATCTGATGGAGTTCGAGCGGACAGTTACCAAGTATCAACACGAACTGCGGGACGCCCTGCTGGAGGCCGCATAA
- a CDS encoding HNH endonuclease, with product MESLIVLTRKGMSDFRYEDGIAWWTAAAKRVQNCDYVVCTHNQQNAPDIHRKAFLIGKVSGVTQNEYGRICVNISKYAYLDVPRYGPINRLPYSYVPTHELGLDLAKLNWTQFDPDSLAFDDETIDVHQAQRAVEAEPSATTRKTLIEARIGQGAFRTTLLEQWNSECPITGCTIPEALRASHILAWADKRATNYDRLSSNNGLLLAASVDALFDRHLISFSDTGELLLTEQIENQVSALGIIKRYLPPLNADQQKYLALHRAKFGKF from the coding sequence ATGGAATCACTAATCGTTCTAACTCGTAAGGGTATGTCTGACTTTCGATACGAAGACGGTATTGCATGGTGGACAGCAGCCGCGAAAAGAGTACAAAACTGTGACTACGTTGTCTGCACTCACAATCAACAGAATGCCCCCGACATACACAGAAAAGCATTTCTTATTGGAAAGGTGAGTGGCGTCACTCAAAATGAGTATGGGCGTATATGCGTCAACATCAGCAAGTATGCGTACCTTGACGTCCCCAGATACGGCCCTATAAATCGGCTACCCTACTCATATGTCCCAACACACGAGCTTGGACTTGATCTAGCGAAGCTCAACTGGACTCAGTTTGATCCGGATAGCCTTGCTTTCGATGATGAAACTATAGATGTGCACCAAGCACAGAGGGCGGTAGAGGCAGAACCCTCAGCAACAACACGGAAAACATTGATAGAGGCTCGTATCGGCCAGGGAGCTTTCCGTACGACACTTTTAGAACAATGGAACAGTGAGTGCCCGATAACAGGATGCACTATTCCTGAAGCACTTCGGGCATCTCATATCTTGGCATGGGCAGACAAACGAGCAACCAATTACGATAGACTCAGCTCAAACAATGGGCTATTACTTGCCGCCAGCGTTGACGCTTTGTTCGATCGGCACCTAATCAGCTTCTCTGATACTGGTGAACTCCTGCTAACCGAACAAATTGAAAACCAAGTAAGCGCTCTGGGAATAATAAAACGCTACTTACCTCCACTGAATGCTGATCAACAAAAATACTTAGCATTACACAGAGCGAAGTTTGGGAAATTTTAA
- a CDS encoding replication protein P translates to MLSTCESKSKWLITHAKLDGISLMDHLFNRLNGTYPNKFRANFKDKQSIQDWKDAWAEAFDEEGIVPQDVALGIKNCRRMFDWPPSLPEFLRACRPHLEADVAFFEAVRGMQARAKGEVGAWSHPAIFHAAIAVGQYDMMNQAYQQLENRWNKALASQLALGAWADIPDPTLALPSPVDSKEVRAEGQKKVRDLTQQAVSQTGKDQNAWAGKILRAPKGRTLTVLNMARAAQGEAA, encoded by the coding sequence ATGTTATCGACGTGTGAATCGAAAAGCAAATGGCTGATAACTCACGCCAAGCTGGATGGTATCAGCTTGATGGACCACTTGTTCAACCGCTTGAACGGCACCTATCCGAACAAATTCCGAGCGAATTTCAAGGACAAGCAATCGATTCAGGACTGGAAAGACGCCTGGGCAGAAGCGTTTGACGAAGAAGGTATTGTTCCGCAGGACGTAGCCTTGGGCATCAAAAACTGCCGCCGCATGTTCGACTGGCCGCCAAGCCTGCCCGAGTTCCTGCGCGCATGCCGGCCGCATCTGGAGGCTGATGTGGCGTTCTTTGAAGCGGTACGTGGTATGCAGGCCCGAGCAAAGGGCGAAGTAGGCGCCTGGTCACACCCAGCCATCTTTCACGCTGCCATTGCGGTCGGGCAATACGACATGATGAACCAGGCTTACCAGCAACTGGAGAACCGCTGGAACAAAGCGTTGGCCAGTCAGCTTGCCTTGGGCGCTTGGGCTGATATTCCAGATCCGACGCTGGCCTTGCCGTCGCCTGTGGACTCCAAAGAAGTGCGCGCAGAGGGACAGAAGAAAGTGCGAGATCTGACGCAGCAGGCTGTCAGCCAGACGGGGAAAGACCAAAATGCTTGGGCTGGGAAGATCCTGCGAGCCCCCAAGGGCCGCACTTTGACAGTGTTGAATATGGCCCGTGCAGCTCAGGGAGAGGCCGCATGA
- a CDS encoding recombination-associated protein RdgC, which translates to MWFKNLRISRLDTAFALSAQQLADMLSKHQFAPGGSQEPLSLGWVPPREGGELVHEVNGQYLICMRAEKKLLPSAVVNQAAREKAREIEEQQGYKPGRKQMKEIKEQIIIDLMPRSHAVQRDTLVWIDTRNHWFVIDTAAVAKSDEVLGLLAKSVDPFPVQPLYTEWSPAGAMTSWLVDDDAPANFTIDQDTELRSTGDSGAAVRYVKQNADIDEVRKHVEAGKQCTRLAMTWADRISFVLTDALDVKRVAPLDILTEKQDVTAVNDDEIFDADMTLMTSELAKMISDLVEVLGGDRFRE; encoded by the coding sequence ATGTGGTTTAAAAACCTTCGTATCTCTCGCTTGGATACGGCATTTGCCCTGTCCGCTCAACAACTGGCCGACATGTTGTCCAAGCATCAGTTTGCCCCTGGCGGCAGCCAAGAGCCTCTCAGCCTGGGCTGGGTCCCGCCGCGTGAAGGTGGTGAGCTGGTGCATGAAGTGAACGGGCAGTATCTGATCTGCATGCGTGCTGAAAAGAAGCTGCTGCCCAGCGCTGTGGTTAACCAAGCGGCCCGCGAGAAGGCGCGCGAAATCGAAGAGCAGCAAGGCTACAAGCCCGGCCGCAAGCAGATGAAGGAAATCAAAGAGCAGATCATCATTGATTTGATGCCCCGCTCCCATGCCGTACAGCGCGACACTCTAGTGTGGATCGACACACGAAACCACTGGTTTGTGATTGATACCGCTGCCGTGGCTAAGAGTGATGAAGTGCTGGGCCTGCTGGCCAAGAGCGTAGACCCCTTCCCTGTGCAGCCGCTGTATACCGAGTGGTCACCCGCTGGCGCTATGACGAGCTGGCTGGTCGATGATGACGCCCCCGCCAATTTCACCATCGACCAAGATACTGAGCTGCGATCCACGGGCGACAGCGGTGCTGCCGTGCGCTACGTAAAGCAAAACGCCGACATTGACGAAGTGCGCAAGCACGTTGAAGCCGGCAAGCAATGCACTCGTTTGGCCATGACCTGGGCGGATCGCATCAGCTTTGTGCTGACCGATGCGCTGGACGTCAAACGCGTGGCCCCGCTGGACATCCTGACGGAAAAACAGGACGTGACCGCCGTCAACGATGACGAAATCTTTGATGCCGACATGACCTTGATGACCTCCGAGCTAGCCAAGATGATCAGCGACCTGGTCGAAGTGTTGGGCGGAGACCGCTTCAGAGAGTAA
- the ssb gene encoding single-stranded DNA-binding protein, whose protein sequence is MASVNKVILVGNLGRDPEVRYSAEGSAICNISIATTSQWKDRTSGERREETEWHRVVFYNRLAEIAGEYLRKGRPVYVEGRLRTRKWTGQDGQERFTTEIIAEQMQMLGGRDGEAQQPNSPPQGQQRNNYAEATGRGQPQQRPPMTDNLADMDDDIPF, encoded by the coding sequence ATGGCCTCAGTCAACAAAGTCATTCTGGTGGGCAATCTTGGCCGTGACCCAGAAGTACGCTACAGCGCGGAAGGTTCGGCCATCTGCAATATTTCCATTGCCACGACTTCGCAGTGGAAAGACCGTACCTCCGGCGAGCGCCGCGAGGAAACCGAATGGCACCGTGTGGTGTTCTACAACCGTCTGGCTGAAATCGCGGGTGAGTACCTGCGCAAAGGCCGCCCCGTTTATGTAGAAGGTCGTCTGCGCACCCGTAAATGGACAGGCCAGGACGGTCAGGAGCGTTTCACGACCGAGATCATTGCCGAGCAAATGCAAATGCTGGGTGGCCGTGATGGGGAAGCGCAGCAACCCAACTCGCCACCCCAAGGCCAGCAGCGCAACAACTACGCGGAAGCCACCGGGCGCGGGCAGCCGCAACAACGTCCACCCATGACGGACAACTTAGCCGATATGGATGACGATATTCCGTTTTGA
- a CDS encoding CII family transcriptional regulator, with translation MNTETVSGERRESTRKNGARIQALIMSRLAEVTQARASACIGVDPSTVSRWVKDDLESICLLLASLGFQVSRTTSMVVDRDELKFMKRVVAKYFIAELEREED, from the coding sequence ATGAACACAGAAACAGTATCGGGCGAGCGGCGCGAAAGCACACGCAAGAACGGTGCACGGATTCAAGCACTGATCATGAGCCGACTTGCAGAGGTAACGCAGGCCCGTGCATCGGCTTGCATCGGCGTGGACCCAAGCACGGTAAGCCGCTGGGTGAAGGATGACCTGGAGTCAATCTGTCTTCTGTTGGCTTCGTTGGGTTTTCAGGTTTCTCGAACCACATCGATGGTGGTTGATCGCGACGAGCTCAAGTTTATGAAGCGCGTTGTGGCCAAGTACTTCATTGCTGAGCTTGAGCGAGAAGAGGACTGA
- a CDS encoding Ref family recombination enhancement nuclease has product MRAWNSTFKAPAKPMQRSAWKPAKPKAIKSRGMKGAATTAEQKRFHSLMASLGCIACHLDKRYQPVVSIHHIDGRTKPDAHWQVLPLCAGHHQDGTGAPGLVAVHPWGNKFESIYSPQRNLLRLCIQTLLDRGAVVPDGALRAANMILEVA; this is encoded by the coding sequence ATGAGAGCCTGGAACAGCACATTCAAAGCCCCGGCAAAGCCTATGCAGCGCAGCGCATGGAAGCCAGCCAAGCCCAAGGCGATTAAGTCACGAGGCATGAAGGGGGCGGCAACCACGGCAGAGCAGAAGCGATTTCATAGCCTGATGGCCTCGCTCGGTTGCATCGCCTGCCACCTGGATAAGCGCTATCAGCCAGTCGTGAGCATTCACCACATTGACGGTCGCACCAAGCCCGATGCTCATTGGCAGGTGTTACCGCTGTGTGCTGGTCATCACCAGGACGGAACGGGCGCGCCTGGACTGGTTGCCGTCCACCCCTGGGGAAACAAGTTTGAGTCGATTTACAGCCCACAGCGCAATCTGCTGCGCTTGTGCATACAAACATTGCTGGACCGTGGCGCCGTTGTACCAGATGGCGCGCTGAGGGCGGCAAATATGATTTTGGAGGTGGCATGA